Proteins co-encoded in one bacterium genomic window:
- a CDS encoding 4Fe-4S dicluster domain-containing protein, giving the protein MPMTTVKRKIIEIDRDLCNGCGLCTTACMEGALELDEEGKAVLVREIYCDGMGACLDVCAPGALKIVEREGDAYDPRATHQHVLRTRGEEAAREVHGAPVQLHGGCPGSRAITIEREPASDERTVPGRSELTQWPVQLHLVSPLAPYLRDADLLVAADCTAFALGSFHQDLLKGKKLAIACPKLDDTRGYVEKMAEILRLNNVRSLTVAVMVVPCCSGLVRMVEDAARQSGTSIAPEVVVVGIDGRIAS; this is encoded by the coding sequence ATGCCAATGACGACGGTCAAGCGGAAGATCATCGAGATCGACCGGGACCTCTGCAATGGCTGCGGGCTGTGCACGACCGCCTGCATGGAAGGCGCCCTGGAGCTCGACGAGGAAGGCAAGGCGGTTCTCGTCCGCGAGATCTACTGCGACGGTATGGGAGCCTGTCTCGACGTCTGCGCACCGGGCGCGCTCAAGATCGTTGAACGCGAGGGCGATGCCTACGACCCGAGGGCGACGCACCAGCACGTTCTGAGGACGCGCGGCGAAGAGGCGGCCCGGGAAGTCCACGGCGCGCCCGTGCAACTCCACGGGGGTTGCCCCGGGAGCCGGGCAATCACGATCGAGAGGGAGCCCGCGTCCGACGAACGGACCGTGCCCGGACGGTCAGAGCTGACCCAGTGGCCGGTGCAACTGCACCTCGTTTCACCTTTGGCCCCATACTTGCGCGACGCCGATCTCCTGGTCGCGGCGGACTGCACGGCGTTTGCCCTGGGGAGCTTCCACCAGGATCTGCTCAAGGGGAAGAAGCTCGCTATCGCCTGCCCGAAGCTCGATGACACGAGAGGCTATGTGGAGAAGATGGCCGAGATCCTGAGGCTGAACAACGTTCGGTCGCTGACCGTGGCTGTCATGGTCGTGCCCTGCTGCTCCGGGCTCGTGCGAATGGTCGAGGATGCCGCTAGGCAATCGGGCACAAGCATTGCGCCAGAGGTCGTCGTCGTGGGGATTGACGGGAGAATCGCTTCGTAG
- a CDS encoding alpha-L-rhamnosidase N-terminal domain-containing protein, which yields MIRPPVATYRAWSWPVLVALFVALAVPAHVSAFSVNTCPNLGPVGQCVRVLSDEGWQPWSTGIPTQRLVTRPATSPPWGSVIPGTTARWVYANDFNTGPARDPRQWSHRRFERVLGPGTPRYNVERAIIRITADNGYVLFVNGRRIGWTFDDVNKEFLPSADWRRYQTYDVTSALISQGSNVIMVDVYDYGVAAGFLLDGEIWCQTGKTCSAN from the coding sequence ATGATCCGTCCACCCGTCGCGACGTATCGCGCGTGGTCCTGGCCGGTGCTTGTCGCGCTGTTCGTCGCGCTCGCCGTCCCTGCGCACGTTTCCGCGTTCTCCGTGAACACGTGCCCAAACCTGGGGCCGGTGGGGCAGTGCGTTCGCGTGCTCTCGGACGAGGGGTGGCAGCCTTGGAGCACCGGCATCCCGACCCAGCGCCTGGTGACGCGGCCGGCCACGAGCCCACCGTGGGGATCGGTGATCCCCGGCACGACCGCCCGCTGGGTTTACGCCAACGACTTCAACACAGGACCCGCGCGTGATCCGCGCCAGTGGTCCCACCGGCGGTTCGAGCGGGTCCTGGGGCCCGGCACCCCGCGGTACAACGTAGAGCGCGCGATCATCCGCATCACGGCCGATAACGGGTATGTCCTCTTCGTAAACGGGAGAAGGATCGGCTGGACCTTTGATGACGTTAACAAGGAGTTCCTGCCCTCGGCGGACTGGCGCCGGTACCAGACCTACGACGTGACCAGCGCGCTCATCAGCCAGGGGTCCAACGTCATCATGGTGGATGTCTACGACTACGGGGTCGCCGCCGGCTTCCTCCTCGACGGCGAGATCTGGTGTCAGACGGGCAAGACCTGCTCGGCGAACTGA
- a CDS encoding Crp/Fnr family transcriptional regulator gives MSRPNPRISSLGTPRSYPTGKLLFLAEDPAREFFHVVSGAVRVYKTDVQGRELEVARFGAGDFLGEAVAFAGGRYPFTAEAVKETHVLSFNAASVLRTVETHPEAARFFIDLLARKCLLLSGRLESLGLRTVRQRLARYLCANCAGERSCVVNLKLKKGELARLLGTAGETLSRTLKQIQTDGLIEVRGASILIKDYERLKAEAGE, from the coding sequence ATGAGCAGACCCAATCCCAGGATCAGTTCGCTCGGCACCCCCCGCAGCTACCCCACGGGGAAGCTTCTGTTCCTGGCGGAAGATCCGGCCAGGGAGTTCTTCCACGTCGTCTCTGGCGCCGTCCGAGTGTACAAGACGGACGTGCAGGGCCGGGAGCTCGAAGTGGCGAGGTTCGGCGCCGGAGACTTTCTAGGTGAGGCAGTGGCCTTCGCGGGCGGTCGCTATCCCTTCACGGCCGAGGCCGTGAAGGAGACGCATGTGTTGTCCTTCAACGCCGCGTCCGTTCTCCGGACGGTCGAAACGCATCCGGAGGCCGCGCGGTTCTTCATTGATCTCCTGGCGCGCAAGTGCCTTCTTCTAAGCGGCCGCCTAGAGAGTCTCGGGCTGCGGACCGTCCGCCAGCGTTTGGCGCGATACCTGTGCGCCAACTGCGCTGGGGAGAGAAGCTGCGTCGTCAATCTCAAGTTGAAGAAAGGGGAACTGGCCCGGCTTCTGGGCACCGCGGGCGAGACCCTCTCCCGGACCCTCAAGCAGATCCAGACGGACGGGCTGATCGAGGTGCGCGGCGCGTCCATCCTTATCAAGGACTACGAAAGGCTCAAGGCAGAAGCCGGGGAATGA
- a CDS encoding ABC transporter substrate-binding protein, which yields MTSRLRRTMFLVSVVMVLLVCMTLSMLPGPTAAGPAPRPGGHLRYGLDTDPPNIDPHVATGAASRNVILQLYNSLLRYGPGGSLLPDLAERWENPDAKTYIFHIRRGVRFHNDTPLGAADVKASIERIANPKTGALIRDSLTPSIAGIEVTGSHTVKITLTEPQASFPALLARAESAIVSKALAEAGHDFRTTPVGTGPFMFAEREPGVRIRVVKNPNYFEKGIPYLDSITFLPLRDDATRVNALRSGAVDMIGYVPWKDMAILERDPQLQLWGTPGPFMVLMFNVNRKPFDDRRVRQAIAYAVNRQAIVDVVFFGRGSPITGGLIPTGTWAHNADLEGTYKYDPERAKKLLAEAGYNPATPVRLMQSAVHAMHYQTGEVVQAELRKIGMNVVLDSVEWPVAVERGFRGDYDFRVHGLLSNIIDPDFYAYYFASHSAFYAKPVGFRNDTLDRLLKEGRASIDQAHRKRIYRQFEERLLALSPWTFLTLRVQGDAASKAVKGYQHLPGGLVTDSQVFLRYIWFER from the coding sequence ATGACTTCACGGCTACGTCGCACTATGTTCTTGGTGAGCGTGGTGATGGTCCTACTGGTGTGCATGACGCTATCGATGCTCCCGGGGCCGACGGCGGCCGGACCGGCGCCCCGACCGGGAGGCCACCTGCGCTACGGGCTCGACACCGATCCGCCCAACATCGACCCGCATGTGGCCACCGGTGCTGCCAGCCGAAACGTGATCTTGCAGCTCTACAACTCGCTGCTGCGCTACGGCCCCGGCGGGTCGCTGCTGCCGGACCTTGCCGAGCGGTGGGAGAACCCGGACGCCAAGACCTACATCTTCCACATCCGCCGCGGCGTACGCTTCCACAACGATACACCGCTCGGCGCCGCCGACGTCAAAGCTTCCATTGAGCGGATCGCCAACCCGAAGACCGGCGCGCTGATCCGGGATTCGCTCACGCCGAGCATCGCCGGCATCGAGGTCACGGGCAGCCACACCGTGAAGATCACCCTGACCGAACCCCAGGCCTCGTTCCCGGCGCTGCTGGCCAGAGCGGAGTCGGCCATCGTGTCCAAGGCACTGGCCGAGGCCGGCCACGACTTCAGGACCACGCCGGTGGGCACCGGGCCCTTCATGTTCGCCGAACGGGAGCCGGGCGTGCGCATCCGGGTCGTCAAGAACCCGAACTACTTCGAGAAGGGTATCCCGTACCTGGACAGCATCACGTTCCTGCCGCTGCGCGATGACGCCACGCGGGTCAATGCCCTGCGCTCGGGCGCGGTAGACATGATCGGCTACGTTCCCTGGAAGGACATGGCTATCCTGGAACGGGACCCGCAGCTTCAACTCTGGGGCACGCCTGGGCCTTTCATGGTGTTGATGTTCAACGTCAACCGAAAGCCGTTCGACGACCGCCGCGTCCGGCAGGCGATCGCCTACGCCGTCAACCGCCAGGCGATCGTGGACGTCGTGTTCTTCGGACGCGGATCTCCGATCACCGGCGGGCTGATTCCAACTGGGACCTGGGCCCACAACGCCGACCTGGAGGGCACGTACAAGTACGATCCGGAGCGGGCGAAGAAGCTGCTGGCCGAAGCCGGGTACAATCCGGCGACTCCGGTGCGCCTCATGCAGTCGGCGGTGCATGCCATGCACTACCAGACGGGCGAGGTGGTGCAGGCGGAACTCCGCAAGATCGGCATGAACGTCGTGCTGGACAGCGTAGAGTGGCCGGTTGCCGTGGAGCGCGGCTTCAGGGGTGATTACGACTTTCGCGTGCACGGCCTGCTCAGCAACATCATCGACCCGGACTTCTACGCCTACTACTTCGCCAGCCATTCGGCGTTCTACGCGAAACCGGTGGGCTTCCGCAACGACACCCTGGACCGCCTCTTGAAGGAGGGGCGCGCGTCCATAGACCAGGCGCACCGCAAGCGCATCTACCGGCAGTTCGAAGAGCGCCTGCTGGCACTGTCCCCATGGACCTTCCTGACCTTGCGCGTGCAGGGCGACGCTGCCAGCAAGGCGGTCAAGGGCTACCAGCACCTGCCGGGCGGGCTCGTGACTGACTCGCAGGTGTTCCTGCGGTACATCTGGTTCGAACGCTAA
- a CDS encoding ABC transporter permease, translated as MRRFLLRRLLSTLGLLLVVATIIFFLIHLVPGDPALTIVGEEQATPEKLAAVRASLGLDRPLHVQYATWMVNLARGDLGNSLVTGRPVGMDLALRLPRTLELVTAAVALAVLVGIPLGVVAARHPNSRLDVGASVVALLGVSAPVFVTGTLLVLVLSVRWRVLPSSGWIALSSDPGGHAALLLMPMVVLSLSMTAVITRMTRSSLLEVILQDFIRTARAKGLPERLVLFRHALRNSLIPVVTVIGVQMGNLLGGSVIVEEVFAWPGVSTYLITGVNQRDYPVVQGVVLVICLAFVLINLAVDLLYGFLDPRIKYQ; from the coding sequence GTGAGGAGATTTCTCCTCCGGCGCCTGCTCTCGACCCTGGGGTTGCTGCTGGTCGTCGCCACCATCATCTTCTTCCTGATCCACCTGGTCCCCGGCGATCCTGCGCTCACCATCGTCGGCGAGGAGCAGGCCACGCCCGAGAAGCTGGCTGCGGTGCGGGCCTCGCTGGGCCTCGACCGGCCCCTGCACGTTCAGTACGCGACGTGGATGGTCAATCTGGCGCGTGGCGACCTCGGGAACTCACTGGTCACCGGACGCCCGGTCGGAATGGACCTAGCCCTGCGGCTGCCCCGGACGCTCGAGCTCGTCACGGCGGCGGTGGCACTGGCCGTGCTGGTAGGAATCCCTCTCGGGGTCGTCGCGGCGCGCCACCCCAACTCCAGGCTCGACGTCGGGGCATCGGTGGTGGCGCTGCTGGGCGTGTCGGCGCCGGTGTTCGTGACAGGGACGCTACTGGTGCTGGTGCTCAGTGTCCGCTGGCGCGTGCTGCCGTCGTCGGGGTGGATAGCGCTCTCCAGCGACCCGGGCGGGCACGCGGCGCTCCTGCTGATGCCCATGGTGGTGCTCTCGCTGAGCATGACCGCCGTCATAACGCGCATGACCAGGTCGTCGCTGCTGGAGGTCATCCTCCAGGACTTCATCCGGACGGCACGGGCCAAGGGTCTCCCGGAGCGCCTGGTGCTCTTCCGCCACGCGCTCCGGAATTCGCTCATCCCGGTGGTGACGGTGATCGGCGTGCAGATGGGCAACCTGCTCGGCGGCAGCGTCATCGTCGAGGAGGTCTTCGCCTGGCCGGGGGTCAGCACTTACCTGATCACCGGGGTGAACCAACGGGACTACCCGGTCGTGCAGGGTGTGGTGTTGGTCATCTGCCTGGCTTTCGTGCTGATCAACCTGGCGGTGGACCTGCTCTACGGCTTCCTGGATCCCAGGATCAAGTACCAGTAG
- the mscL gene encoding large conductance mechanosensitive channel protein MscL, translating to MWKEFREFAMGGSVLDLAVGIVVGVAFGTVVNSLVNDIIMPPIGALLGRVDFSGLFINLSGQAYPSLKAAKEAGAPVIGYGAFINSIISFMIVAFVVFQVVKAVNRSKREAPAAAPASKECPYCGMAIPVKAARCPHCTSQL from the coding sequence ATGTGGAAGGAGTTCAGGGAGTTCGCCATGGGAGGAAGCGTCCTCGACCTTGCGGTGGGCATTGTTGTTGGCGTCGCCTTTGGAACGGTCGTGAATTCTCTCGTGAATGACATAATAATGCCTCCGATCGGCGCCCTTCTCGGCAGGGTGGACTTCTCCGGCCTCTTCATCAACCTTTCGGGCCAGGCCTATCCCAGTCTGAAAGCGGCCAAGGAGGCCGGCGCCCCGGTGATCGGCTACGGCGCCTTCATCAACTCGATCATAAGCTTCATGATCGTGGCGTTCGTCGTCTTCCAGGTGGTTAAGGCGGTCAACCGCTCCAAGCGAGAAGCACCGGCCGCCGCACCGGCGAGCAAGGAGTGCCCGTACTGTGGGATGGCCATTCCGGTCAAGGCAGCGCGATGCCCGCACTGCACGTCGCAGCTCTAG
- a CDS encoding type IV secretion system DNA-binding domain-containing protein has translation MSRGAGAAPGRPAVETFEKLGVFYLGRPYSLENRTPEDGLILYDSKDLVTHAVCVGMTGSGKTGLCISLLEEAALDGVPAIVIDPKGDLTNLLLTFPQLRPADFRPWINEDDARQKGVPLEEYAAQQAEFWRNGLAGWGQDGDRIRRMRDAVDIAIYTPGSSAGIPVSVLSSFAAPPASLRNDSEAFTDLVSTTATSLLGLLGIRADPVNSREHILIATILDAAWRAGQDLDLAGLIGRIQTPPVGKVGVLDLETFYPSADRFQLAVRLNNLLAAPGFATWLDGAPIDVGRFLYTESGKPRIAIFTIAHLSDPERMFFVSLLLNQVLGWMRAQSGTTSLRAILYMDEIFGFFPPVANPPSKPPLLTLLKQARAFGLGVVLATQNPVDLDYKGLSNAGTWFLGRLQTERDKARVLDGLEGVAVTAGATFDRRRVDAILSGLGKRIFLLHNVHEDAPQVFETRWAMSYLRGPLTRDQIRQVMDPLRGATAPFPAAATPAPPQGAAPSASATALRPVLPSGVPQFFVPPLSVPADGVINYEPMLFGAARVQFQDAKVGVDITRDVVVLAPITAGVITVDWSGAADANLLPSDLRSEPVSPAIFGALPPEATKPKNYEGWGREFARWIAQGRGLELLRHSATGLHSNPGESERDFRIRIHDAARQRRDQMLEELRQRYGQKTAALQERLRRAQQSVEREQLQAKQQKIQTAVSLGATILGGLFGRRAISTSTLGRATTAARGASRSYKEAQDVQRAEETVAVLQQQLNELEAQLKAEIDAAAGAVNPLGDALETVAVKPKRTGITVQAVGLAWTPK, from the coding sequence ATGAGCAGGGGAGCCGGTGCCGCACCCGGCCGCCCGGCCGTGGAGACTTTCGAGAAACTTGGGGTCTTCTACCTGGGCCGGCCGTACAGTCTCGAGAACAGAACGCCGGAGGACGGCTTGATCCTCTACGACTCCAAGGACCTCGTGACGCATGCGGTCTGCGTGGGCATGACCGGCAGCGGGAAGACCGGCCTCTGCATCTCCTTGCTCGAAGAAGCGGCTCTCGACGGCGTGCCCGCGATTGTCATCGATCCCAAGGGCGATCTCACCAATCTCTTGCTGACGTTTCCCCAACTGCGCCCTGCGGACTTCCGCCCCTGGATCAACGAGGACGACGCGCGCCAGAAGGGCGTGCCGCTCGAGGAGTACGCGGCCCAGCAGGCCGAGTTCTGGAGGAATGGCCTCGCCGGGTGGGGCCAGGACGGCGACCGCATTCGGCGGATGCGCGATGCCGTGGACATCGCGATCTACACCCCCGGCAGCAGCGCCGGTATCCCCGTGTCGGTCCTGAGTTCGTTTGCCGCGCCCCCGGCTTCTCTGCGCAACGACAGTGAAGCCTTCACCGACCTAGTCAGCACGACGGCGACCAGCCTGCTGGGGCTGCTCGGCATCCGGGCCGACCCGGTCAACAGCCGGGAGCACATTCTCATCGCGACGATCCTGGATGCGGCCTGGCGTGCCGGGCAGGACCTCGACCTCGCCGGCCTGATTGGACGCATCCAGACGCCGCCGGTCGGCAAGGTGGGTGTGCTCGACCTTGAGACCTTCTACCCTTCTGCGGACCGATTCCAACTGGCCGTGCGCCTGAACAACCTTTTGGCCGCGCCGGGCTTCGCCACATGGTTGGATGGCGCGCCGATCGATGTGGGTCGGTTCCTGTATACGGAGAGCGGCAAGCCGCGCATAGCAATCTTCACGATTGCGCACCTCTCCGACCCGGAGCGGATGTTCTTCGTGTCGCTGCTGCTCAACCAGGTGCTGGGGTGGATGCGCGCGCAGTCCGGCACCACGAGCCTGCGCGCGATCCTGTACATGGACGAGATCTTTGGATTCTTCCCGCCCGTCGCCAATCCGCCGTCGAAGCCGCCGCTGCTCACGCTGCTGAAACAGGCCCGGGCGTTTGGTCTGGGGGTCGTGCTCGCCACGCAGAACCCGGTGGACCTGGACTACAAGGGGCTCTCCAACGCCGGCACATGGTTCCTCGGCCGGCTCCAGACGGAGCGCGATAAGGCCCGCGTGCTGGATGGTCTTGAGGGTGTGGCGGTCACCGCGGGTGCGACGTTCGACCGCAGGCGCGTGGACGCCATTCTTTCGGGACTCGGCAAGCGCATCTTCTTGCTGCACAACGTGCACGAGGACGCGCCACAAGTGTTCGAAACGCGGTGGGCCATGTCGTATCTGCGAGGGCCGCTGACCCGGGATCAGATCAGGCAAGTCATGGACCCTTTGCGGGGAGCTACGGCACCCTTCCCGGCCGCCGCCACTCCTGCTCCACCTCAGGGAGCAGCGCCGTCCGCCTCAGCCACCGCGCTCCGGCCCGTCCTGCCGTCCGGCGTCCCGCAGTTCTTCGTTCCGCCCCTGTCCGTGCCGGCGGACGGCGTGATCAATTACGAGCCCATGCTGTTCGGCGCCGCCCGCGTGCAGTTCCAGGACGCCAAGGTAGGAGTGGACATTACCCGCGATGTCGTTGTCCTGGCCCCGATTACCGCCGGAGTGATCACTGTTGACTGGAGCGGCGCAGCGGACGCGAACCTTCTGCCGTCCGACCTCCGTTCCGAGCCGGTGTCCCCCGCGATCTTCGGGGCACTGCCGCCCGAAGCGACCAAACCCAAGAACTACGAGGGCTGGGGGAGGGAGTTCGCGCGTTGGATTGCGCAGGGCCGGGGCTTGGAGCTGCTGCGCCATTCGGCCACCGGTCTACACTCCAATCCCGGCGAGTCGGAGCGCGACTTCCGCATCCGGATCCACGACGCCGCGCGCCAGAGGCGCGACCAGATGCTCGAGGAGCTTCGGCAGAGGTACGGTCAGAAGACCGCCGCGCTGCAGGAGCGGCTGCGGCGCGCCCAGCAGTCGGTGGAGCGCGAGCAGCTGCAGGCCAAGCAGCAGAAGATTCAGACCGCGGTGTCGCTGGGCGCGACGATCCTGGGAGGGTTATTTGGCCGCAGGGCCATCAGCACAAGCACCCTCGGCCGTGCCACCACCGCGGCGAGGGGCGCGAGCCGGTCGTACAAGGAGGCGCAGGACGTCCAGCGCGCGGAGGAGACCGTGGCAGTCCTCCAGCAGCAACTGAACGAGCTCGAGGCGCAGTTGAAGGCTGAGATTGATGCCGCCGCGGGAGCGGTGAATCCCTTGGGCGATGCGCTCGAAACGGTTGCGGTCAAACCCAAGCGCACGGGGATTACGGTGCAGGCGGTCGGTCTCGCCTGGACGCCGAAGTAG